The genomic region AAACGATGCTGTTCGGATCTAAGTCGTATTGTATTCCAAACTTGTTCATCAGCTTGAAATTTCCAACCAACAAGTCTTTACCATTTACGGTTGATTTCAGCCCGTGTCCAGCAATTTCCTCTGTATTTTCTAAGCGGATTGTATTATCCAGTTCCCCCACGTATTCGTGAATAGCTGTCGCTACGGGGTGCGTACTGTGGCTTTCCAATACATTGACCAATTGCAAAATTTCATCTTGATTGAACGCTTTGTCAAATACCACTTCTTGAACCTTGAAAACACCCTCTGTCATTGTACCCGTTTTATCCATTACCACATTTTGGATATTGGAAAGGCTATCTAAAAAGTTACTTCCTTTGAACAGTATTCCGTTTTTGCTCGCTGCTCCAATGCCACCGAAATAACCCAATGGAATACTGATTACTAAGGCACAAGGACAAGAAATAACTAAGAATACCAAAGCCCTGTACAACCAATCCCTAAACTCATAATCAGCTACGAAAAAGTAAGGCAGCACACAGATAGCGACCGCTAACAGTACCACTATAGGGGTATATATTTTCGCAAACTTGCGGATAAATAATTCCGTTGGTGCTTTTTGTGAAGTAGCATTTTGTACCAATTCCAAAATTTTACTCAACTTACTATCCATATATGCGGTTGTGACCTGCACTTGTGCAACGGTATTAAGGTTTATCATACCTGCCAAAACCGTTTCGCCTTTGGCTTTGGTGTCGGGTTTGCTTTCGCCTGTGAGTGCTGAGGTGTTGAACGATGCCGTTTCAGACAATAATTCTCCGTCCAAACCTAATTTTTCTCCCGGTTTCAATTGTATTATTTCGCCGATATTCACGGTTTCCGCCTTTACAGTTAGGGGTTGGTCGTTTCTTAAAACCGTTACCTCATCAGGTCTTTGGTCGAGCAATGATTTGATATTTGCTTTGGCTCTGGAAACCGCCATTGTCTGAAAAACTTCTCCAACAGCATAAAACAACATCACGGCAACGCCCTCGGGATATTCGCCAATGGCAAATGCCCCGATGGTGGCAATGCCCATTAAAAAGAACTCTGAAAAGATTTCCCCTTTTCTGATGCTTTTCACGGCATCTGTCAATACAGGAAACCCAACGGGAGCATACGCAACCACATACCAAATAATCCTTACCCAACCCGTAAACCATTGCTGTGGAAGCCAATGATCAAATGCTATGGCAGCAAGCAACAATACCAATGATATTATACTCGGCAAAAACATTTTAATTGGACTACTCTCACTATGACTGTGGTCGTGTCCTTCATCATCGCCGTGGTCGTGTTGATGCTTTTCATTTACCAGCTCTTTTGCACCTGCTTCGGTGTAAATTTTTTCTTCCAGCGTGCAACAAGTCATTTTGCCTTGTGCATCATACGTATGCTTATGATTTTTGTCTGTATTTGTCATAGCCTTTAATTTTTTAGGTTCGTTACACTTTTATTTCTTATTATTTCTACGTTATTATTCATTATATACCTCACGATATACTGAAAAACAAATCGCTTTAACGCATTTAGCTTTTGCTGATGCTTAGAATAAAATTCATCGGGTGTATCAAAAACGCCAAAGTCCTGATTGATGCCCTTATCTTGAATAAACGTATTGTTGAGGTTCCATTCAATCGGTGGGTTCTCAAAATTATCGGTATAAACCCCGAAACCACAAAATGTGGTTTTGCAATCGCTGTTCTGCTCCTGCAATTTGGTGAGATAGGGTTTATCCAAAATCACACCTTCTAAAAAATACCACTGTTCATTTACCCATACTTCTACCCAGCTATGTAAGATGTTTTGAGGCGAAAGTTTGTACCAAATACCCGTAATAGCTCCTTTTTGCAAGGCTTTGTCAATGGTAAAACCGTGAATGCGGTTAGGTATTCCCGTTGCTCTTAATAACGTCATTAGCAAAGTCGCTTTGGTATTGCACTGTCCATAGCCATCCTGCAATATTTCTGATGCAGGTATATCGTCCGAAACATTGTAGCCAAATTTTATTTCATCCCTGACAAAATTGTAAATGGCTTTAACTCTTGAAACATTGCCCAAATCTTTCCACCCTCTTTGTTCCAATAGCTCTTGTATAGAAACGTTTGAGTAGTCAAGGATTTTTGTTTCTTTAAGATAGTTATCCATAACACATTTATATTTATGACAAAGATACACAGGAAGAGCCTGCAATGCTATTGCAAACTCTCCTTTAAACAGTTCTCGCAAATACCTTTACCAAATAGTTTTATTTCGTCAATACGGTAATTTTGGTTTCCATTCTGCGGTATTATAAAATCCTCCTTACAGGTTGTCTGTTTACAGATTTTACAATAGAAATGTAAGTGCCAATCTTTGTGTGTTTCTTCATCACACCCATCGTGACACAAAATATACTTAACGGTAGTGTTCTCCTGAATACTGTGTACAATGCCTTTTTCCTCGAAAGTTTTCAAAGTCCTGTAAATCGTAACCCTGTCTGCTTTATAGAAATGACTTTCGATTTCAGATAAGGACATCGCTGTCTGCTGTTGCTCCAAGAAATCATATACCAATATCCGCATACTGGTCGGATTGGTGTTCTTTGACAACAGCTTTTGTTCAATGCTTTTTTTCATTATATACCATTTTAGTGAGCGTGACCGTGTTCTCCGGTATCATTCATTTTTGCATTCACAAAAAACGCACCTTTTATCACGATATGTGTACCGTGTGGAATTTCATTTACAGGCGTTATCGCCGTGTAACCCAATTGAGAAGCACCTTTAACGACCTCCATTCTTGTAAATTGAGTTCCATTTTCCGAACCGTGGTCGTGAGCCTCATCTTCTTTATGGTCGTGCGGTTCTTCTTCCTGCTCCTTGACCAAAAAGATGTAATATTTCCCGTCTGCATTGACAACCGCTTCGTTGGGTACAGCCGTACTTAATACATCATCTAAACTTACATTTCCGGTTATGCTCATTCCGTCAATCAATCCTGTTTTATCTCCGGTAATTCTGCTGTGAACGGCAATGGTTTTGCTCTCTCCGCTAAAAGATGAACCTATACTATAAACTTCGGCAGAATGGGTCTTATTGGGGTTGTTGGTTACGACAAAATCTATTTTCTGACCTATTTTGATTAGGGGAATATCTTTTTCATAAACCTGTAAGTCCAAGTGCAATGCTGTGTTCTCTATTATTTCGGCAATAGGCGAAGACACATCTACATAGCTTCCGATTTTGGCAAAAACGTTACTTACCGTACCGCCTATCGGACTTGTAACGACCAACGAGGATTTAAGGCTGGAATTTGACAGGGAAGCCGGATTAATGCCCATCATTTGGATTTGTTGTTGTAACGATGCTTTTCGTGTTCTCAACGTGTTCAATTCAGATGTGGCACTTTGCAGGTTTTTCTTTGCACCTGCATTTCCCTCGTTCAGCTCTCTTTGTCTTGCAACTTCCTGCTCTGCAAATTCTATCCTGCTATTGATGCTTAGGTATTCTTCCTGTAATTGTATGAATTCCGGATTGGAAATAGTGGCGATGACCTGACCTTTTTTTACGAAATCGCCTATCTCCACATTGAGGGATTTGATAACGCCGCCAAACATTGAAGTTGCATTTGCCTTGTTGCTGTTGGGTACTCTCAATCCACCGTTGGCTTTCAATGTTGCGGACAATTGTTTCTGTTCAATCATCCCGATTTCGATACCTACAGCTTTTATCTGTTCATCGGTCAGTACCGCAACGTTTTCTTCTTCGTGTTCGTCCGTTGTTGCTGCTGCTTCGCTACCGTGATTATGTCCGTCGTCCTCCGTATGTTTATTTGTACAGGCGTTCAAAGCAAAGATTGCTACGAGGACAAAAACGCTGAAAACTATATTATTGATGATACGTTTCATATTTTGTATTATTTGCTGATTAATGAATGAATAAGCGTTACAGCCTCATTGATTTGCTGTATGCTCTTTAGATAATTAAGCTGAATATCGGTTGTTGTCTGCAAGGCAAAGAGGTACTCCACATAAGAAATATCTCCGGTACTGTACCCTAACTTTGCCGCATTGATGATTTCATCAGCATTCGGAAGTGCCTGCTCCTTGAAATAGGTAAACTGTGAAACATTCTGTTCATATTGTTTCAGGGCATTTGCCAACTCCGTTTTTAGCTGCTGTTGTTGCCATTGGGCATTCAGTTCCAATGATTGTTTTTGATAATCAAGGGAACGGATTTTCGCTCTGGTCGTAGTAAAGAGTGGAATGGTTATGCCTACATCAACAAAACTGAACCGCTGTCCTCTGCCGTAAAATTGTTCCACGCCGTTTCTACTGTGCATTCCTATCAGCGATATATTATTATAACCGAACGTAAAATCAGGCAGGCTGTTTGCCCGTTCCAACTTCTTGTTCTGTTCAGCGATTTTAGCCTCCTGATACAATAGCTGGATGCTTGGGTGGTTTTCAATAGCTGAACTGTCTATGAAAGAAGTCAAAAGTAATGGTTCATAGTCTGATTTGGGTTCAATGGCAAAATCTTCCTTTGTCTGCATCAGGTTTTTAAGATTCTGATAGGCATTTTGCCTGAAGACCTCATTTTGCTGGAGCAATATATTGATTTCCCCCTTTTTGGTAACAGCCGTACTGACTTCTATCCGCCCTATATCTCCTGTTTTATAACGCAGCTCCGCCACACGGATAAAGTCTGCATAAATACTATCCAAATACTTCAATACCGAAGCATTATGTTCCAGATACGCTAACTGATAATAATATGTTCTTACCTGCTTTCTTAGCTCATTTTCTGTCAGAGCCTTTGACCATTCCTGCCCTTTGACTTGCTCTTTGACAAGGTTTTTCTTTACCCCAAAAAGTGTTGGAAAGGGTATAGTCTGCGAAATTTGGAAACCGTCATTGTACTCAAATCCATCTGTATTCCCATATTGGAAATTTAAATCGGTTTTCGGTAGCTCATATGCTGTCTTACTCAAACTTTGGGTAGATTGAATCTCCAATTTTTTGGAACGGAGCTGAGGGTTATTTTCCATAGCTATTTCGATAGCTCTATCTACGTTTACAGGATTTTGTGCATTACTGGTTTGAGAAAAGCCTAAGAACGTAAACAGTAACAATATAGGTGTTATGGCTTTCATTTTATTATTTTTTGTAGGCTTATGATTTCTCATAAATACGAGGTATAGTAAAGGCAGTACGAATAACGTCAATGCCGTTGCTGACATCAATCCGCCGATAACGACCGTTGCCAACGGTTTTTGTACTTCTGCACCCGCACTTGTACTCAATGCCATCGGTAAGAAACCTAAACTTGCTACCGACGCTGTCATTAATACGGGTCTTAGTCTTGTTTTAGCCCCCTCGATAATTCTCGGGATAATCTCGTTCCAACCCTCTTTTTCCAATCTGTTGAATGTGGAAATCAGTACAATCCCGTTCAGAACAGCAACACCAAACAAAGCGATAAACCCTACACCTGCTGATATGCTGAATGGCATATCCCTCAACAATAGGGCAAACACACCTCCAATGGCACTCATCGGGATAGCTGTATAGACCAAAACGGCTTCCTTGAACGAATGAAACGTGAAGTACAATAAGATAAAAATCAAAAGCAGGGCGATAGGTACTGCAATCAGTAATCTGTCAGTAGCTTTTTGGAGGTTCTCAAACTGACCGCCATAGGTAAAATAATATCCTGTCGGTAGCTTAACCTGTTCAGCCAACTTATCCTGAATTTCTTCTACAACACTTGCTACATCCCGCCCTTGTACATTAAATCCGACATATATCCTTCGTTTTCCTCCTTCACGGCTGATTTGTGCAGGACCTAATTTATAGTCAATGTTGGCAACCTGCGAAAGTGGAACCTGCTCTCCGTTTGGAAGTGGAATAAACAGATTGCTCACATCCTCAATAGAACTGCGGTGTTCTTCATCAAGCCGTACCACCAAATCAAATCTACGCTCATTTTCATAAACCACGCCTGCTGATTTACCTGCAAACGCAGTACTGACAATATCGTTTATCTCCTGTACATTCAAGCCATAGTTGGCTATTCGGGTACGGTCGTATTCGATATTAATCTGTGGAAGACCTGCTATCCGTTCTACCTGCGGAGCGGTTGCACCCTCTACCGTTTGAATAATGGCATTGGCTTTATTGGCATAAATCAACAAACTGTCGAGGTTCTCTCCGAATATTTTCACAGCTACATCTTGCCTGATACCCGTCATCAGTTCATTAAACCTCATCTGTATCGGCTGGTTGGCTTCAAAGAATACACCGGGAATAACTTCGAGTTTCTCCATCATTTCATTGGAAAGTTCGTCATACGATTTCTTTGTTTTCCATTCGTCCTGTGGTTTAAGAATAATCATCAGGTCGGTCGCTTCGGGCGGCATCGGGTCTGTCGGTACTTCGGCAGCCCCCGTTTTTCCTACAACCATTTTTACTTCGTCAAACTCCTTGATTATCTTAGATGCCTGCATAGAGGTTTCCAGACTTTGGCTTAAGGATGTTCCTTGCGGCAAAATACAATGGAAAGCAAAATCGCCCTCGCCCAATGTTGGCAGGAACTCTCCGCCCATCCGTGAAAAAAGGAATATACTAATGGTAAAAAGTCCGACGGCAACCGCAATAATCACATATTTTATCCGAATGGCTTTTTCTAACAAAGGCTTATAAACCCCTTGAAGATAGTCCATCATTTTGTCTGAAAAATTCCTTTTGGTAATCGGTTTTTTAGACAGACACAAGGCACTCATCATCGGGATATAGGTAAAGGACAAAATCAAAGCTCCCAAAATGGCGAAACTTACGGTCTGCGCCATTGGCGTAAACATTTTTCCTTCTATGCCGACCAAAGTAAGGATAGGAATATAAACAATGAGGATAATGATTTCTCCAAATGCTGCACTCGTACGGATTTTTCTTGCAGATTCATACACCTCCTCGTCCATTTCTGCCTGCGTAAGTTTTTGAGTGGATTTCCGTAAGCCCAAATGGTGCATTGTGGCTTCAACAACGATCAGCGAACCGTCCACTATCAATCCGAAATCAATAGCTCCCAAACTCATCAGGTTGGCACTTACGCCAAATAACCTCATCATTCCCAATGCAAAAAGCATTGATAACGGTATAGCTGATGCGACGATTAAACCTGCCCTGAAATTCCCTAAGAAGATAATCAATACAAATATTACGATTAATGCACCTTCAATTAGGTTTTTTTCGACAGTACTTATCGCTCTATCTACCAGGTTCATTCTATCCAAATAAGGTTCTATGACCACATCATCGGGTAGAGATTGTTGGATAACCGGTATTTTTTCTTTGATGTTTTTTACGACCGTAGCAGTGTTTTCTCCCTTGAGCATCATTACAATACCTCCCACAGCATCTACTTCGCCGTTATAGGTCATTGCTCCGTATCGGGTAGCGTGACCAAATTGTACTTTTGCTACATCTTTGATGAATACCGGAACACTTTCCGTATTTTTAACAACAATATTACCTACATCTTCCAGTGAAGTGACTAAACCAATTCCCCGAATGAAGTATGCATTGGGTTTCTTATCAATATAAGCGCCTCCGGTATTTTGGTTGTTGTTTTCGAGTGCAGTAAAAATATCGGAGATACTGACGTCCATCGCTTTGATGCGGTTAGGGTCAACGGATACCTCGTATTGTTTGAGCAGACCGCCGAAACTATTAACTTCTGCAATTCCCGGAGTACCGTAAAGTTGTCTGGCGACAATCCAATCCTGCATTGTCCGTAAATCCATTGCAGAATATTTATCTTCGCTTCCTTGTTTGGGATGGAGAATGTATTGGTACACTTCGCCAAGACCTGTACTGACAGGAGCAAGTTCAGGCGTTCCAACTCCATCAGGTATCTGGTCTTGTGCTTCTTTCAGCTGTTGGCTTACCAACTGTCTTGCAAAATAAATATCGACATTGTCTTGAAACACTACGGTTACAACAGATAGTCCAAACCTCGAAACACTTCTTATTTCTTCTACTTTGGGAAGATTGACGATACTTTGCTCTACAGGAAATGTAACCAGTTGCTCCACCTCCTGTCCTGCTAATGTTGGTGACAGGGTAATAATCTGAACCTGATTGTTTGTAATGTCAGGTTGGGCATCAATGGGGATTTTCGTGGCACTCCATACCCCCCAAATGATGAGTAATAAGGTCATTAATCCTATAATGAACTTATTCTTTATAGAGAATTTTATAATGTTATTTAACACTTTTTGTGATGATTAATGATGGATAAATAATGATAAAATCATAATGATTATGTTTTTAGGGAATATAAATACCCTAAAAACCAAGCTAACGCTGTTAGCATTAAGCTGTAATCATTTAAACATTAAAAATTATGCATTAATCTTTGGCGGTTGCCAAATTTCTCCCAGATAGAGGGATATAAAGATAGATTTATAGTAAACTATGGCCTTAGACAAGTCAAAGGTCTTCTTAACTAAGTTATATACATTCCATTGAAGCACTATGCCCGACACCATTCCACAACAACCGCATAAACAAAACGGACTGCACATATCAGGTTTTTCCTGATGGTCGTGGCTTGCTTTATGGGCTAATTCTTCTGAATGGTTATGGTTTTGAAAACTCTCCTTTTCATACATATCGGTACAAGGCATTAAAAATACCGCCATCATATAAATTGCCAATATGGAAAAAAAGACTTTCATATTCTTTTGCAAAGTTAGTAAAAAAGTAATGCAATGGCATTGCATTGTTTTGAATAATTACTATTTTATATAATATCCTTTTTCATTCTGAATATTTGTTTTACATACTGTTCAAAACAATATTGGCGACACTCCATACTAAATTTAAGAAGAAGTATCGCCAATATTTTTTAGTCTATACTAAAAATTTCCACTTGTACCTTTATTACTCTTGCTGTATCAAATGCTGTAAGTTCGGGTCATTCTTAATCCGTTCCATTTCACTTTCGACGATATGCAGAATATCTGATTTTATCTGACGGTAATTGCTTTCAATTTCCTGCTTCATTTTATCCTCGCCTTGCTCATCTACAAAGGATAGGATTTGCGGTATCTTTTGATAGGCTTTTGTTTCGGCGGCTACCTTTTCATTATCGACCACGATTTCTGCGTGAAATATCTTTTGTTCGATACGATCGTCAAAATTATCCGATACAGAACCGACAAACATACCCTGCGTTAAGGTTGAAATTTTGGAAGCCGGAATAAGGCTGTCTAATTGTGTAGAAATAGAAGTTGATTTATCATTACGGTTTATCGTCATACTTTGACGTTTCTGTAATACTTTTCCAAAACGTTCCGAAAGGCTTTTTGCCGTTTCTCCTACAACCTGTCCACTGAATACATTACCTACGGTGTTTTGAATAACTTTAGCTTCTTTATCGCCGTAATCACGTATCAACTGCGAAAAGTCCTGAAAGCCCAAGCACACAGCCACCTTATTACTTCTCGCCGTTGCGATAAGATTGTCCAACCCTCTAAAATAAATCGTGGGCAACTCATCTATAATAACCGAACTCTTTAATTGTCCTTTCTTATTGATGAGCTTGACAATTCGGGAGTTGTACAAGCCCAAAGCTGCGGAGTAGATATTTTGACGGTCGGGATTGTTACCCACGCACAAAATCTTCGGCTCGTTCGGGTTGTTGATGTCCAATGAAAAATCATCGCCTGTCATAACCCAATACAACTGCGGTGATATCATTCGTGACAAAGGGATTTTAGCCGATGCAATTTGTCCCTGCAACTGGTCTTGTGCTCCGCCTTGCCAAGCATCCATAAATGGTGAAAGATAGTTTTCCAAATCAGGATACGAAGTTAAAATGGTAAATACATCCGAATACTTTTTATTCAGCAATTCAATGGCGTGTGGAAAGGTGCAATACTTACCATTCTCGTAAATTTTTAAAAACCAGATGATAGCCGCTAAAAGAATAATTGGAGATTCGACAAAGAAATCTCCTTGTTTTTGTATCCAGCTTCTGTTGAGGTTCAACATAATCGTGTAAGCGGCTTCGTAAGCATCGGATATGTCAGTCATAAATCTGGATTGAGCGGATTGCAACGATGGCTCTTGCGTGGATCGTCAAAGTTGATGACGTAGAACTTTGGTTTTATTTCGTACTTATCCTGATGTTTCAATAAATGATTATAAGCAATAGTAGAAAGGTCGTCAAACTTGAAATCGTAGATATACATCGAAAAACCTTTTTCAATTTGTTGCTTGATATAATTGTTAACGACGGCATACGATTTACCAGAACCCGGAGTCCCCAAAACAATCGTTGCTCTGAAAGGATTTACGATATTGATCCAGCCCTTGTGTTCCTTTTTATTGTACCAAAATTTAGTAGGCAGGTTTACGGAATATTCATTTTCCATCAATTTGGTTTCCTGCATAAAACTTTCGTTCTCCATATTGAAAACATCATCCATCAGGTTGTTTTTCAATAACCTGCTTATCCAAACCCCAGCCATCAGCAAAGCAATATAACCTAGTCCGATAGTCAGTATATAAAAGAATGTGCCAATGATGGGCGACAACTTTAACAGTGGTGTATTCAGAAAGAACAGCAAAAAACCAATTCCCAAAGCCACGTAAATCTTTGACCAGGTTATCTTCTCGTTCTTCACGCCTTTGGTTCCCAAACAGCTTAAAGCCAATAACACGATTGCAAATACTTTGGTATATAAAGTATGCGAAAACAAACCGGCTGTTCGGTCAAAATTCCCTAATATTTTATTGATTACTTCTAGTGTCCAGCCACGTTCCATAAAGAAACCATAACAAAACCAATAAAGATGCATCAGTACTAATAGAATACTAACTGCTCTCATAAAAGCCATTATTTTGGCTAAACCTCTTAAATCGTCTTCTCCTTGCATTATTTTTAATTTTAATGTTCGGGCGTGAATTTAAAGACTATAAAGATTGGCTTTGGAAAAGTGGTAGTGGATGGCGGTGAGTGGCAGGGTTCGGCTGGGTCTAAGAGGTATAGCTTCTATACCCCTTTTATATAGTAATATTTATAGGTAGTAAAATAAAAATACTTTAGTTATATCGACCTTCTTTTGTTTTATACCCGTTAGCAACATTTTTTGTTTTGCTGAATAGGTGGACAAGGAACATTTCCATAACTACAATAAACACAACAGTCGCCTTGCTTTGGTTTAAGAACATGTTTGCACTTTTCACATTCGTAAAAATATTGGCAAGCATCTGTCGGCATTGTTTCTTCTTTCTTGTGTCCGCAGTTGGGGCAAGTGATTATTGATTGCAATTTGATTTCCATTTTAATTTTAATTTTTCGCGGTTACAGAATACCCTGTTGAGTTTATTGCTTTTTCAATTTCAGAAATATTTGTTTTCGAGTTGTCAAACTCTACGATTGTATTTCCATTTTCATAAGAAGCTTTTAGATTGACAATCCCTATCAATTTATTCACTTCGTGATTTATGTGTTCTTCACAACTTGCACAAGTCATTCCGCTAATCGTAAATTCTACTTTTTCAATATTGGATTTGTCCACTATTATGATTTGCTTTTCTGTCTTTGGGTAGAAAACACTTGAATAATATGGAAAAGCAAGCATTACTATTGCAAATGATGTTACAATTCCTAAAAACGTTTTCGACTGAATGAATTTTGGTTTTTCTGCTGTTTCACAATTGCAATCAATTTGCTTTTTAGGCTTTAACTTTTGATACCAAGCAAAACCAAGAACCAAAATTGTCAAACCGATAAAATACGGTCTGAAAGATTCAAGCCAAGAAAAAGTGGAGGCAAGTCCGCTTGTTCCTGCAATGAGAGCCAAAACTGGTGTAACGCAACAAAGTGAAGCTGCAATTGCAGTCAAAAGTCCTGCGCCGATAAGTTTGTTGTTTGTTTTCATATTGCTTCTATGACTTTGTTTTCATCAAGTATTTTAAAAAACGGTTTTAGCAATTTTTCATATTCCTTGGTCAATGAATAAAAAATAGTTTGGGCCTCCCTGTCTGTTTCTACTAGATTACGGTCTTTAAGTTTTCGTAAATGTTGTGAAACTGCCGAGATTGTCATTCCAAGAACGTCGCTTATATCGCAAACACAAAGTCGTTTTTCTTCGTAAAGTAGGAAGAGAATTTTAAGTCTTACGATATTTCCTGCCAATTCAAGCCCATTCGATAAATAATCAAACGAATCGTTAAGCTCTAAAACCCGGTCTTTACAGCGGTTTATTTGTTCAATGTCTGCTTGTTGACGTATACAAGAATTATTACCCATAGTGCAAATATAGTTAATTCGTTTATTTAAGCAAATGCTAAAATACAATTTAACAAATCGTTTTAAAAGCAGATTTTAATTCCAAAAGATGACTTACTATAGTCTTCTTTTCTTTTTCTTCATCCTATTAGCAAAATCCTGTTCCTCGTAATCTTCCCCCTGTGCTTCAGGTATGAGCAAACCTCCAAAGGCTTCTATCAAACCGTCTTCGTGTTTTTCAGTATTTAAGAAGTCGAACAAATGATGTGGTTCTTCCGCAGGTAAATCCTCCGTATCAGTCGGTTTGGACAATTTTGGTAGGGGTGCAACTGGCTCTTTAATCTCCGCTTTGATATTATTGTTCCAATAATCATTAAAGGTATTGGCAGAAAGTTCTTTTGCCAATCGTGAACCGTTCCAAACGCTTTTAGAGTTGTGGTCAATGAACGACATACCGTAAATTCGTCCGGTATCGTTTCTGCGTATCACTACATTGATACCTTGCTCGCCTAACTGTTTTTTAAAGCTCAATTCGTCAACCGTTGATTGCAGGGCAATGGTAACGGCTGATTTTAAAGTCTGTTTGGTTGCGGTATC from Sphingobacterium sp. BN32 harbors:
- a CDS encoding efflux RND transporter periplasmic adaptor subunit gives rise to the protein MKRIINNIVFSVFVLVAIFALNACTNKHTEDDGHNHGSEAAATTDEHEEENVAVLTDEQIKAVGIEIGMIEQKQLSATLKANGGLRVPNSNKANATSMFGGVIKSLNVEIGDFVKKGQVIATISNPEFIQLQEEYLSINSRIEFAEQEVARQRELNEGNAGAKKNLQSATSELNTLRTRKASLQQQIQMMGINPASLSNSSLKSSLVVTSPIGGTVSNVFAKIGSYVDVSSPIAEIIENTALHLDLQVYEKDIPLIKIGQKIDFVVTNNPNKTHSAEVYSIGSSFSGESKTIAVHSRITGDKTGLIDGMSITGNVSLDDVLSTAVPNEAVVNADGKYYIFLVKEQEEEPHDHKEDEAHDHGSENGTQFTRMEVVKGASQLGYTAITPVNEIPHGTHIVIKGAFFVNAKMNDTGEHGHAH
- a CDS encoding heavy metal translocating P-type ATPase, coding for MTNTDKNHKHTYDAQGKMTCCTLEEKIYTEAGAKELVNEKHQHDHGDDEGHDHSHSESSPIKMFLPSIISLVLLLAAIAFDHWLPQQWFTGWVRIIWYVVAYAPVGFPVLTDAVKSIRKGEIFSEFFLMGIATIGAFAIGEYPEGVAVMLFYAVGEVFQTMAVSRAKANIKSLLDQRPDEVTVLRNDQPLTVKAETVNIGEIIQLKPGEKLGLDGELLSETASFNTSALTGESKPDTKAKGETVLAGMINLNTVAQVQVTTAYMDSKLSKILELVQNATSQKAPTELFIRKFAKIYTPIVVLLAVAICVLPYFFVADYEFRDWLYRALVFLVISCPCALVISIPLGYFGGIGAASKNGILFKGSNFLDSLSNIQNVVMDKTGTMTEGVFKVQEVVFDKAFNQDEILQLVNVLESHSTHPVATAIHEYVGELDNTIRLENTEEIAGHGLKSTVNGKDLLVGNFKLMNKFGIQYDLDPNSIVYTTIAVAYDNKFVGYITIADSIKEDAEKTIRLLHKLNVKATMLSGDKSTVVKYVAEQLGIDNAFGDLLPEDKVNRVKEIKAKGESVAFVGDGVNDAPVVALSDVGIAMGGLGSDATIETADVVIQDDKPSKIPMAINIGKKTKKIVWQNITLAFVVKGIVLVLGAGGLATMWEAVFADVGVALLAILNAVRIQRMKF
- a CDS encoding transglutaminase family protein → MDNYLKETKILDYSNVSIQELLEQRGWKDLGNVSRVKAIYNFVRDEIKFGYNVSDDIPASEILQDGYGQCNTKATLLMTLLRATGIPNRIHGFTIDKALQKGAITGIWYKLSPQNILHSWVEVWVNEQWYFLEGVILDKPYLTKLQEQNSDCKTTFCGFGVYTDNFENPPIEWNLNNTFIQDKGINQDFGVFDTPDEFYSKHQQKLNALKRFVFQYIVRYIMNNNVEIIRNKSVTNLKN
- a CDS encoding Fur family transcriptional regulator gives rise to the protein MKKSIEQKLLSKNTNPTSMRILVYDFLEQQQTAMSLSEIESHFYKADRVTIYRTLKTFEEKGIVHSIQENTTVKYILCHDGCDEETHKDWHLHFYCKICKQTTCKEDFIIPQNGNQNYRIDEIKLFGKGICENCLKESLQ
- a CDS encoding CusA/CzcA family heavy metal efflux RND transporter is translated as MLNNIIKFSIKNKFIIGLMTLLLIIWGVWSATKIPIDAQPDITNNQVQIITLSPTLAGQEVEQLVTFPVEQSIVNLPKVEEIRSVSRFGLSVVTVVFQDNVDIYFARQLVSQQLKEAQDQIPDGVGTPELAPVSTGLGEVYQYILHPKQGSEDKYSAMDLRTMQDWIVARQLYGTPGIAEVNSFGGLLKQYEVSVDPNRIKAMDVSISDIFTALENNNQNTGGAYIDKKPNAYFIRGIGLVTSLEDVGNIVVKNTESVPVFIKDVAKVQFGHATRYGAMTYNGEVDAVGGIVMMLKGENTATVVKNIKEKIPVIQQSLPDDVVIEPYLDRMNLVDRAISTVEKNLIEGALIVIFVLIIFLGNFRAGLIVASAIPLSMLFALGMMRLFGVSANLMSLGAIDFGLIVDGSLIVVEATMHHLGLRKSTQKLTQAEMDEEVYESARKIRTSAAFGEIIILIVYIPILTLVGIEGKMFTPMAQTVSFAILGALILSFTYIPMMSALCLSKKPITKRNFSDKMMDYLQGVYKPLLEKAIRIKYVIIAVAVGLFTISIFLFSRMGGEFLPTLGEGDFAFHCILPQGTSLSQSLETSMQASKIIKEFDEVKMVVGKTGAAEVPTDPMPPEATDLMIILKPQDEWKTKKSYDELSNEMMEKLEVIPGVFFEANQPIQMRFNELMTGIRQDVAVKIFGENLDSLLIYANKANAIIQTVEGATAPQVERIAGLPQINIEYDRTRIANYGLNVQEINDIVSTAFAGKSAGVVYENERRFDLVVRLDEEHRSSIEDVSNLFIPLPNGEQVPLSQVANIDYKLGPAQISREGGKRRIYVGFNVQGRDVASVVEEIQDKLAEQVKLPTGYYFTYGGQFENLQKATDRLLIAVPIALLLIFILLYFTFHSFKEAVLVYTAIPMSAIGGVFALLLRDMPFSISAGVGFIALFGVAVLNGIVLISTFNRLEKEGWNEIIPRIIEGAKTRLRPVLMTASVASLGFLPMALSTSAGAEVQKPLATVVIGGLMSATALTLFVLPLLYLVFMRNHKPTKNNKMKAITPILLLFTFLGFSQTSNAQNPVNVDRAIEIAMENNPQLRSKKLEIQSTQSLSKTAYELPKTDLNFQYGNTDGFEYNDGFQISQTIPFPTLFGVKKNLVKEQVKGQEWSKALTENELRKQVRTYYYQLAYLEHNASVLKYLDSIYADFIRVAELRYKTGDIGRIEVSTAVTKKGEINILLQQNEVFRQNAYQNLKNLMQTKEDFAIEPKSDYEPLLLTSFIDSSAIENHPSIQLLYQEAKIAEQNKKLERANSLPDFTFGYNNISLIGMHSRNGVEQFYGRGQRFSFVDVGITIPLFTTTRAKIRSLDYQKQSLELNAQWQQQQLKTELANALKQYEQNVSQFTYFKEQALPNADEIINAAKLGYSTGDISYVEYLFALQTTTDIQLNYLKSIQQINEAVTLIHSLISK